In one Prosthecochloris aestuarii DSM 271 genomic region, the following are encoded:
- a CDS encoding AAA family ATPase: MNSSDTKKRLEEIEKQLADLNEEQRRIKARWDAEKELIHASRKLKSELEDLRIQAEEYERSGDYGKVAEIRYGKITQLEKELQANKEKIEQKQASGELLMKEEIDAEDIADIVSKWTGIPVSKMLQSERQKLLHIEAELHERVIGQDNAVRAVSEAVKRSRAGMGDEKKPIGSFIFLGPTGVGKTELARTLADYLFDDEDAMIRIDMSEYMESHTVSRLVGAPPGYVGYEEGGQLTEAVRRKPFSVVLLDEIEKAHPDVFNILLQILDDGRLTDSKGHTVNFKNTIIIMTSNIGAQMIQSEMEKMSGVNREEVLETLQDKLFQLLKQQVRPEFLNRIDEIILFTPLTQEDIAKIVTIQFDLIRKLALRQNITLTLSDEALSWLASAGFDPAFGARPLKRVMQRQITNKLSELILAGTVHEGNSVNVTAENGEIALVIAGS, encoded by the coding sequence ATGAACTCTTCTGACACAAAAAAACGCCTTGAGGAAATCGAGAAACAGCTCGCGGACCTCAACGAAGAGCAGAGAAGAATTAAAGCCCGGTGGGACGCTGAAAAAGAGCTCATTCATGCATCCCGCAAACTCAAATCCGAACTTGAGGATCTGAGAATCCAGGCTGAAGAATATGAACGAAGCGGCGATTACGGAAAGGTTGCCGAAATCAGATATGGTAAAATCACACAGCTGGAAAAAGAACTCCAGGCCAACAAGGAAAAAATAGAGCAGAAGCAGGCATCGGGAGAACTCCTGATGAAAGAGGAAATCGATGCTGAAGATATTGCCGATATCGTTTCAAAGTGGACCGGCATCCCCGTCAGCAAAATGCTGCAGTCTGAACGCCAGAAACTGCTGCATATTGAAGCCGAACTGCATGAAAGGGTCATCGGTCAGGACAACGCCGTCAGAGCGGTCAGCGAAGCGGTCAAGCGCTCACGGGCAGGCATGGGGGACGAAAAAAAACCTATCGGCTCTTTTATTTTTCTCGGTCCGACAGGCGTCGGAAAAACCGAACTGGCAAGAACGCTGGCAGACTATCTGTTCGATGATGAAGATGCTATGATCCGTATTGATATGAGCGAGTATATGGAGTCACATACCGTAAGCCGTCTCGTCGGAGCGCCTCCGGGATATGTCGGCTACGAAGAGGGGGGACAGCTCACCGAAGCAGTGCGCAGAAAACCCTTTTCCGTCGTCCTTCTCGACGAAATCGAGAAAGCCCATCCCGATGTTTTCAACATCCTGCTCCAGATACTTGATGATGGCCGTCTGACAGACAGCAAGGGCCATACGGTGAACTTCAAGAACACCATTATCATCATGACCAGCAATATCGGGGCGCAGATGATCCAGAGCGAAATGGAAAAGATGAGCGGTGTCAACCGCGAAGAGGTTCTTGAAACACTGCAGGACAAACTGTTCCAGCTGCTCAAGCAGCAGGTACGACCGGAATTTCTTAACCGGATCGATGAAATCATTCTCTTCACTCCGCTGACACAGGAGGATATCGCCAAAATTGTCACCATACAATTCGATCTCATCAGGAAACTTGCCCTCCGGCAGAACATCACGCTTACGCTGAGCGATGAGGCTCTCTCATGGCTGGCCTCGGCAGGGTTTGACCCGGCATTCGGCGCCCGGCCCCTCAAACGGGTCATGCAGCGCCAGATCACCAACAAACTGTCCGAACTGATTCTTGCCGGCACCGTCCATGAAGGGAACTCGGTAAACGTCACGGCAGAAAACGGAGAAATTGCACTTGTTATCGCAGGCTCCTGA
- a CDS encoding NAD(+)/NADH kinase: MKFAIVVNINREDALELAQELTSWLQERGLSYVLDSVSGEKTGIEPSMAMEELNKDCDAFISLGGDGTLLFTSHYSVTKPVIGINVGHLGFLAEFSKAEMFEAVEQVLNGTYSIHVRSQLEAEVTMNGGLKHLTALNDVVIEKGAYPRIPTFIIKLDDELLSAYRADGIIIATSTGSTAYSLSAGGPIIAPKSNVFVITPICPHMLTVRPIVISDDKTIQISVEAHGGEFPLNCDGHVSKMLLPGETIIVRKSEQIINLVENKNRRYCEILRSKLLWGHEHQSGS, from the coding sequence ATGAAATTCGCCATTGTTGTCAACATCAACCGCGAGGACGCGCTGGAACTGGCACAGGAACTGACGTCGTGGCTTCAAGAGCGAGGCCTCAGCTATGTCCTCGACTCCGTCTCGGGAGAAAAAACCGGTATCGAGCCATCTATGGCCATGGAAGAACTCAACAAGGATTGTGACGCATTTATTTCTCTGGGAGGCGACGGCACACTGCTCTTCACCTCACACTACTCCGTCACCAAACCGGTCATAGGCATCAATGTCGGTCATCTGGGTTTTCTTGCTGAATTCAGCAAAGCGGAGATGTTTGAAGCAGTGGAACAAGTCCTGAACGGAACCTACAGCATCCATGTCCGTTCACAGCTTGAAGCTGAAGTAACGATGAACGGAGGCCTGAAGCACCTCACAGCGCTCAACGATGTCGTCATTGAAAAAGGCGCATACCCCCGCATCCCGACCTTCATCATCAAACTTGACGACGAACTGCTCAGCGCCTACCGTGCTGACGGCATTATTATCGCCACATCAACGGGATCGACAGCCTACTCGCTTTCAGCCGGAGGCCCGATCATCGCCCCGAAATCAAATGTGTTTGTCATCACGCCCATCTGTCCGCATATGCTGACCGTCCGGCCAATCGTCATCAGTGACGACAAAACCATACAGATATCGGTCGAGGCGCATGGCGGAGAATTTCCGCTCAATTGCGATGGTCATGTCAGCAAAATGCTGCTTCCGGGCGAAACCATTATCGTCCGAAAATCAGAACAAATCATCAACCTCGTGGAAAACAAAAACCGGCGCTACTGCGAGATACTTCGCAGTAAACTGCTCTGGGGCCACGAACATCAATCCGGGTCTTAG
- a CDS encoding glycoside hydrolase family 3 protein, with the protein MKKKALLSLLVLLITNILSACASNQQAEDGIDAKIGRMIMVGFRGMSIEEAPWISDDIASKRIGGVILFDYDVPSASTTRNIASPGQLAALTRQLQECSPEPLLIAIDQEGGRVSRLKPSRGFPESVSAAHLGAVNDPDSTLRSAATTAATLQSMHINLNFAPVADVNINPDNPVIGRLERSFSSDPAIVALHAAATVQAMHEAGIHTALKHFPGHGSSTTDTHKDFTDVTTTWTPKELDPYRALIKEGYRDFIMTAHVFNAQLDPDYPATLSQKTITGMLRDSLGFRGAVISDDMQMQAIAAHYGLETAIRLALDAGVDILLFANNSTYDPDIGRKTFTIIKTLVDNGTISRKRIEESWERINTMQHNLLPAEQ; encoded by the coding sequence ATGAAAAAGAAAGCACTCCTCTCACTCCTCGTTCTGCTTATCACAAACATACTCTCCGCCTGCGCTTCCAATCAGCAGGCAGAGGATGGTATCGATGCAAAAATCGGCAGGATGATCATGGTCGGATTCCGCGGAATGTCGATTGAAGAGGCTCCGTGGATCAGCGACGATATCGCCAGCAAGAGAATCGGGGGAGTGATCCTCTTCGATTACGACGTTCCTTCGGCATCGACGACGAGAAACATCGCATCGCCCGGCCAGCTTGCCGCATTGACCCGTCAACTCCAGGAGTGTTCCCCCGAACCGCTTCTGATCGCCATCGATCAGGAAGGCGGCAGAGTTTCACGACTGAAACCCTCCCGGGGATTTCCCGAAAGCGTTTCAGCGGCGCATCTTGGCGCCGTCAACGATCCCGACAGCACCTTGCGGAGCGCAGCAACAACTGCGGCAACGCTGCAATCGATGCACATCAACCTGAACTTCGCCCCGGTAGCTGATGTCAATATCAATCCGGACAACCCCGTCATAGGCCGTCTGGAACGAAGCTTCTCGTCCGACCCTGCAATCGTCGCATTGCATGCGGCAGCAACAGTACAGGCCATGCACGAAGCAGGGATCCATACTGCGCTGAAACACTTCCCCGGCCACGGCAGTTCAACAACCGATACCCATAAGGATTTCACCGACGTCACCACCACCTGGACGCCGAAAGAACTCGATCCCTACAGGGCACTCATCAAAGAAGGATACCGCGATTTCATCATGACTGCGCATGTATTCAACGCTCAGCTCGACCCTGATTATCCGGCAACACTGTCACAGAAAACCATCACCGGCATGCTTCGCGACTCGCTCGGCTTCAGGGGCGCTGTCATCAGTGACGACATGCAGATGCAGGCTATAGCCGCCCATTACGGGCTCGAAACAGCTATCAGGCTGGCTCTCGATGCTGGAGTTGATATTCTGCTCTTCGCCAACAATTCGACCTACGACCCCGATATTGGGAGGAAAACATTTACAATCATCAAAACACTCGTCGATAACGGCACCATCAGCAGGAAACGGATCGAAGAATCGTGGGAGCGGATCAATACCATGCAACACAACCTTTTACCGGCAGAACAATGA
- the pyrE gene encoding orotate phosphoribosyltransferase translates to MSSPALLDVFTSTGALLNGHFKLTSGLHSNTYFQCAKVLQHPEHLAEICRHIADHFKKNNIDTVISPAIGGIVVGTEVGRQLGVKTIFAERKDGAMSLRRGFSIEPGEKILVIEDVITTGGSVAEVIEIVKSYGGEIVGVGTVVDRSNGKVTLADNQYSLLSLEVRSYEPADCPLCKDNIPLESPGSRASKNN, encoded by the coding sequence ATGAGTTCACCCGCATTACTCGATGTCTTCACCTCTACAGGTGCCCTGCTCAACGGCCATTTCAAACTCACATCCGGCCTGCACAGCAATACCTATTTTCAGTGCGCAAAAGTTCTTCAGCACCCAGAACACCTTGCTGAAATATGCCGTCATATCGCTGATCATTTCAAAAAGAACAACATCGACACCGTTATTTCTCCGGCAATCGGGGGCATTGTCGTCGGTACGGAAGTAGGTCGACAGCTTGGCGTTAAAACAATTTTCGCCGAACGAAAAGATGGCGCCATGAGTCTGCGGAGAGGATTCAGCATTGAGCCGGGAGAAAAAATCCTTGTTATCGAAGATGTCATCACCACCGGCGGCTCGGTCGCAGAAGTCATCGAAATCGTCAAAAGCTATGGAGGAGAAATCGTCGGCGTCGGGACAGTCGTCGACCGCAGCAATGGCAAGGTTACACTTGCAGACAACCAGTATTCACTGCTGAGCCTCGAAGTCAGGAGTTATGAACCGGCTGACTGCCCGCTCTGCAAGGATAATATCCCTCTTGAGTCACCAGGAAGCCGCGCATCGAAAAACAATTGA
- a CDS encoding prephenate dehydrogenase produces MPSPCISRISIIGLGLIGASLLQALKRSPLAGEQQIVFKGFDPGFSSQDILRIKELGLDSFETDKTSLYDTDLIILAAPVHTNISLLEEIGRLAPQSVLVSDVSSTKEAIAQRASSLGIDFVGMHPIAGREQQGYQASHETLLEDKTLVLCATAEMMERQRVKNLIELLISARCKVLAMTPHEHDRTVASISHLPQLLSTALINHCRDDIEKAGPGFATLTRLAGSPWHIWQDIIETNSANIAAELRAFCDEIALLADDVQHNRTEKLKLRFDSANDLYTVLNRRKTQ; encoded by the coding sequence ATGCCATCACCCTGTATCAGCCGTATATCAATTATAGGGCTCGGACTGATCGGAGCATCCTTGCTGCAGGCCCTGAAGCGCTCCCCGCTCGCCGGAGAGCAGCAGATCGTCTTCAAAGGGTTCGACCCGGGATTCTCCAGTCAGGATATTCTGAGGATCAAAGAGCTGGGCCTTGACTCTTTTGAGACGGATAAAACCAGCCTCTATGATACCGACCTGATTATCCTGGCAGCTCCGGTTCACACCAATATCAGCCTGCTCGAAGAGATCGGAAGACTCGCTCCGCAGTCTGTTCTGGTCAGCGATGTCTCCAGTACGAAAGAAGCTATTGCACAAAGAGCCTCGTCACTCGGGATCGATTTTGTCGGCATGCACCCGATCGCAGGCCGGGAACAGCAGGGCTACCAGGCCAGTCACGAAACCCTTCTTGAAGATAAAACCCTCGTGCTTTGCGCCACCGCTGAAATGATGGAACGTCAACGGGTAAAAAACCTCATAGAACTGCTGATCTCGGCTCGATGCAAAGTTTTGGCTATGACTCCCCATGAGCATGACAGGACAGTGGCAAGCATCAGTCACCTGCCACAACTGCTCTCAACGGCCCTGATCAATCATTGCCGTGATGATATTGAAAAAGCCGGTCCGGGATTCGCGACACTGACAAGACTTGCCGGAAGCCCATGGCATATCTGGCAGGACATTATAGAAACCAACAGTGCCAACATCGCCGCCGAACTGCGTGCATTCTGCGATGAAATAGCGCTACTGGCTGATGATGTGCAGCACAACCGCACGGAAAAGCTGAAATTGCGGTTTGACAGCGCAAACGACCTTTACACTGTCCTCAACAGGAGAAAAACCCAATGA
- a CDS encoding SixA phosphatase family protein, which translates to MKTLYLVRHAKSSWDNANMSDFDRPLNSRGEKAAPLMAQKMLKASVVPDLIITSPAKRALSTAEVFSDMLDYPVERIEQRMEIYEGGIQHMLKLVQEIDDSCNTVLLFGHNPNLTIFTHFLTSKHIQNVATCGIVKILMPHEHWNETMMDSGNFQWYDYPKKQ; encoded by the coding sequence ATGAAAACACTCTACCTTGTCCGCCACGCCAAGTCGAGCTGGGATAACGCAAACATGTCTGATTTCGATCGCCCGCTCAACAGTCGCGGAGAAAAAGCGGCTCCGCTGATGGCCCAAAAGATGCTCAAGGCCAGCGTCGTCCCGGACCTGATCATCACAAGCCCGGCCAAACGAGCGCTTTCAACTGCCGAAGTCTTCTCCGATATGTTAGACTATCCTGTAGAACGAATCGAACAGAGAATGGAGATCTATGAAGGCGGCATCCAGCACATGCTGAAACTCGTCCAGGAGATAGACGACTCCTGCAACACGGTACTCCTCTTCGGGCACAATCCAAACCTGACGATTTTCACCCATTTTCTCACCTCAAAGCACATCCAGAACGTCGCCACCTGCGGTATCGTAAAAATCCTCATGCCACACGAGCACTGGAATGAAACCATGATGGATTCAGGAAACTTCCAATGGTATGACTACCCGAAAAAGCAGTGA
- a CDS encoding KdsC family phosphatase yields MSGINYFGIQLSAGDHSERLTTAISRVKALMFSVDGVLTGGQITFDGSGEEICSCYGRDALAIRAAQESGLQIAAFSARQSNALRSLLEEIGIRNAFLGCSNTMEAYEAFTSSCGLEDDECAYIADDVGDIPILEKVALSVTPIDGIEYLRNRVSYISGFEGGKGCVREMIELILQQQGKWTFSDHCVL; encoded by the coding sequence GTGTCAGGAATTAATTATTTCGGTATTCAATTGTCGGCAGGAGATCATTCCGAGCGTCTGACGACGGCTATTTCCCGGGTTAAAGCGCTGATGTTTTCTGTTGACGGAGTTCTCACAGGAGGCCAGATAACGTTTGACGGGAGCGGGGAGGAGATATGCTCCTGTTATGGACGCGATGCTCTGGCTATCAGAGCGGCGCAGGAAAGCGGGTTGCAGATCGCGGCATTTTCTGCACGCCAGAGCAATGCTTTACGCTCTCTTCTTGAAGAGATCGGGATTCGTAATGCCTTCCTTGGATGTTCGAATACGATGGAGGCGTATGAAGCGTTTACGTCATCCTGCGGTCTGGAGGATGACGAGTGTGCCTATATCGCCGACGATGTAGGCGATATTCCTATTCTTGAAAAAGTTGCCTTGTCGGTTACCCCGATCGACGGTATTGAATATCTCCGCAACCGGGTTTCCTACATTTCAGGATTTGAGGGCGGAAAAGGGTGTGTCCGCGAAATGATCGAGCTTATTCTGCAGCAGCAGGGTAAGTGGACATTCAGCGATCACTGCGTTCTTTGA
- a CDS encoding tetratricopeptide repeat protein gives MHTHKPYTATAAFLLIACCCVALLQACSGKEDPVTGLWKLPGEAISVEFSKEGDVTLTIDESTISGSFRRNKENVLLVDMGNGEQPVTLSDNGDELRLSDRRDDRDIFLRSETAEKVDRAESLFMAGYQAKNCDSSIVLYTQTATMLEGIPSESGHLARAYNNRGICEEKNGNTEAAMADYTKAIEIDPRLEIAYGNRAWLHDKLGNKEAATLDYRKAAELGYTPAKQWLEEQKLERAD, from the coding sequence ATGCACACGCACAAACCATATACTGCAACTGCAGCTTTTTTGCTCATCGCATGCTGCTGCGTTGCTCTGCTTCAGGCCTGCTCAGGAAAAGAAGATCCTGTCACCGGCTTATGGAAGCTTCCCGGAGAAGCCATCAGTGTTGAGTTCTCAAAAGAGGGCGACGTCACGCTGACCATTGACGAGTCAACCATTTCCGGTTCCTTTCGTCGAAATAAGGAAAACGTGCTGCTTGTCGATATGGGCAACGGCGAACAACCCGTCACCCTTTCCGACAACGGTGACGAACTGCGCCTGAGCGACAGAAGAGATGACCGCGATATTTTTCTGCGCAGCGAAACAGCAGAAAAAGTCGACCGCGCCGAATCGCTCTTTATGGCCGGCTACCAGGCAAAAAACTGCGACAGTTCCATCGTTCTCTATACACAGACAGCAACCATGCTTGAAGGCATTCCATCCGAATCAGGACATCTGGCCCGCGCCTATAATAACAGAGGCATCTGCGAAGAAAAAAACGGCAACACCGAAGCGGCCATGGCTGATTATACGAAAGCTATAGAGATTGATCCAAGACTTGAAATCGCCTATGGCAACCGCGCCTGGCTGCACGACAAGCTTGGCAACAAAGAAGCAGCAACCCTGGATTACCGCAAAGCGGCCGAACTGGGATACACCCCGGCAAAACAGTGGCTTGAAGAACAGAAGCTGGAGCGTGCTGATTAA
- a CDS encoding NAD(P)/FAD-dependent oxidoreductase: protein MAKVVIIGAGFAGHTAAMYLGDAIGKEHDITVIHKFDIFGFVPSWVWLGIGAVKPEETTFKLKPVYDKFNVNFVQGTVTSVHPDENYVIVNQANSGGEASVEYDYLVVATGAHMNYDATPGLGPKKFTESICHLDSAIQARDSYLQLVEKMKRGERQRLVIGTGHPMAACQGAAFEYITNIHADLTQRGVRDKAELVYLTNEPALGDFGVNGINVVKPGGRIARGGDLIDAAMDDFGIVKSIRRGVKEVDEKKIYWEDFEGNFGEDDYDFAMLIPQSRGVKFPFFDKNGEDISSKVTNPGGFVLADGIYGLSYDELVKTPDAWPANYQNPQYPNIFSAGIAFAPPGPISVPHVTKNGTSITPGAPRTGMISGVIGRVVALNIIDLIKEGRMTHHERMSEMLAVCIASNGKSLWNGSAIVMIIYPIVPDHTRYDNKEGRDLFVTRVERGLSGAWLKQMVETTFMHKFKGNLGWKYIPE from the coding sequence ATGGCAAAGGTTGTGATCATAGGTGCCGGCTTTGCGGGTCATACTGCGGCTATGTACCTTGGCGACGCTATAGGAAAGGAGCATGATATAACCGTCATTCACAAGTTTGATATTTTCGGCTTCGTTCCGTCATGGGTATGGCTCGGTATCGGTGCCGTCAAACCTGAAGAAACCACATTCAAGTTAAAGCCTGTTTACGATAAATTCAATGTGAACTTTGTTCAGGGGACGGTCACCTCTGTTCATCCTGATGAAAACTATGTGATTGTCAATCAGGCCAACAGTGGAGGAGAAGCAAGCGTTGAGTACGATTACCTCGTTGTTGCCACCGGTGCTCACATGAACTATGACGCGACGCCCGGCCTTGGACCAAAAAAATTCACCGAGTCGATCTGTCATCTTGACAGTGCTATTCAGGCCCGTGACTCCTATCTCCAGCTTGTCGAGAAAATGAAGCGCGGTGAACGTCAGCGTCTCGTTATCGGCACCGGCCATCCTATGGCTGCGTGTCAGGGCGCCGCATTCGAATATATCACCAATATACACGCCGATCTCACTCAGCGCGGCGTGAGGGATAAAGCCGAACTGGTCTATCTGACCAACGAGCCCGCTCTCGGTGATTTTGGCGTCAACGGTATCAATGTTGTCAAACCGGGCGGTCGAATTGCTCGTGGCGGTGATCTTATTGATGCAGCCATGGATGATTTTGGCATTGTCAAGTCGATTCGACGGGGCGTGAAGGAAGTTGACGAGAAAAAAATCTACTGGGAGGATTTCGAGGGCAACTTCGGCGAAGACGATTACGATTTCGCTATGCTGATTCCGCAGTCCCGCGGCGTGAAGTTTCCCTTCTTCGACAAGAACGGCGAAGATATCTCTTCAAAGGTGACCAATCCCGGCGGTTTTGTGCTTGCCGACGGCATCTACGGGCTCAGCTACGATGAACTGGTCAAAACGCCTGACGCATGGCCTGCCAACTATCAGAACCCTCAGTATCCGAATATCTTCTCGGCCGGTATCGCATTTGCTCCTCCCGGACCGATCTCTGTGCCTCACGTAACGAAGAACGGAACCTCTATCACTCCCGGGGCGCCGAGAACAGGTATGATTTCCGGTGTTATCGGCAGGGTCGTTGCGCTCAATATTATCGATCTCATCAAGGAAGGCCGGATGACGCATCACGAAAGAATGTCCGAGATGCTCGCGGTCTGTATCGCCTCGAACGGTAAGTCGCTCTGGAACGGTTCTGCTATCGTGATGATTATCTATCCTATCGTTCCGGATCATACGCGTTATGATAACAAGGAGGGGCGCGATCTCTTTGTGACCAGAGTTGAACGTGGTCTTTCCGGCGCATGGCTGAAGCAGATGGTCGAAACCACCTTTATGCATAAGTTCAAGGGCAATCTTGGCTGGAAGTATATCCCCGAGTAA
- the ruvX gene encoding Holliday junction resolvase RuvX, giving the protein MTKENRKRIIAVDYGTKRIGLAKTDPLQLFAQPVGTFSEEALFRAIKEISGLDGIGRILIGYPLNADGSHNRMTDIVDAFAARVHNEFPDIPLELVNEHGSSRSAGQILINSGLSRKKRHEKGRLDSASACVLLQAHLDKSH; this is encoded by the coding sequence GTGACGAAAGAAAACAGAAAAAGAATCATTGCCGTTGATTACGGCACAAAGCGCATCGGACTGGCCAAAACCGATCCTTTGCAGCTTTTTGCCCAACCCGTAGGGACGTTCAGCGAAGAAGCGTTGTTTCGGGCAATCAAGGAGATAAGCGGCCTGGATGGCATCGGACGCATTCTGATCGGCTATCCCCTCAATGCGGACGGCTCGCACAACAGGATGACCGACATCGTCGATGCCTTTGCGGCAAGGGTGCACAACGAATTCCCTGATATTCCTCTGGAGCTTGTCAACGAACACGGGTCGTCCCGATCAGCCGGACAAATCCTGATCAATTCCGGCCTGAGCAGAAAAAAACGTCACGAAAAAGGGCGACTGGACAGTGCCTCTGCATGCGTTCTGCTTCAGGCTCATCTCGACAAAAGCCACTGA
- the kdsA gene encoding 3-deoxy-8-phosphooctulonate synthase, whose product MLKFSIGPLSVPDDKSLFFIAGPCLIESREMAMEVAAELHACCSAMAVPCIFKGSFRKANRSSGSSFTGIGDVAALEILAEVRERFSMPVLTDVHERQDIALAARYVDVLQIPAFLCRQTDLLVAAGESGLAVNIKKGQFMAPEDMALAADKVAQTGNSRIMLTERGTSFGYHNLVVDFRGIARMARAGYPVVYDATHSLQLPSAANGVSGGEREFMLPMARAAVAAGVQAIFCEVHPDPDNASSDAATQIALRDFPGLFLQLQKLHACLQSL is encoded by the coding sequence TTGCTAAAGTTCTCTATTGGCCCGCTGTCGGTTCCTGATGACAAATCATTGTTTTTCATTGCCGGGCCATGTCTTATCGAAAGTCGTGAGATGGCTATGGAGGTTGCTGCAGAGCTGCACGCATGCTGCTCTGCTATGGCTGTCCCCTGTATTTTCAAGGGGTCGTTCCGCAAAGCCAACCGCTCTTCAGGAAGTTCGTTTACCGGTATCGGTGACGTGGCTGCCCTGGAAATTCTCGCCGAAGTCCGTGAGCGTTTTTCCATGCCGGTGCTGACCGATGTGCATGAGCGGCAGGATATTGCCCTTGCCGCCCGCTATGTCGATGTGCTGCAGATTCCGGCCTTTCTCTGCCGTCAAACAGATCTTCTTGTTGCCGCCGGAGAGAGCGGGCTTGCCGTCAATATCAAAAAGGGGCAGTTTATGGCGCCTGAAGATATGGCGCTTGCTGCCGACAAGGTTGCTCAGACTGGGAATTCGCGTATCATGCTGACCGAGCGAGGGACCTCTTTCGGCTACCATAATCTGGTGGTTGATTTCAGGGGTATTGCCAGGATGGCCAGAGCGGGCTATCCTGTTGTCTATGACGCGACGCACAGCCTTCAGCTTCCCTCGGCGGCTAACGGGGTTTCCGGTGGGGAACGTGAATTTATGCTGCCGATGGCCCGCGCAGCGGTGGCAGCCGGTGTTCAGGCGATATTCTGTGAGGTTCATCCTGATCCTGATAATGCCAGCTCGGATGCGGCAACCCAGATTGCACTCAGGGACTTTCCCGGCCTGTTTTTGCAGCTTCAGAAGCTGCATGCCTGCCTACAATCTTTGTAA